The Asticcacaulis excentricus CB 48 genome includes a window with the following:
- a CDS encoding dihydrodipicolinate synthase family protein: MKVDWRGVFPAVTTQFKEDLSIDVAESQRVIDDLIKDGVTGIIALGTCGENNSLEPDEKRTLLSAIVEVVNGRVPVVVGTSELTTPRAVAFARDAEKIGANGLMLLPAMVYVPKTNELVEHFTQVANATGLPIMLYNNPTAYRVNIGNDALEALRPVKNIVAIKESAADTRRFTDVFNAFGSRYSIFAGLDDVAYEGLLLGAQGWVSGLTSAFPHESVMLVKALEAGDTKTALEIYRWFLPLLHLDAEHDLVQSIKLAEQIMGRGSERVRMPRMPLIGERRAQIIKMVEEAAASRPSLSINKAA; this comes from the coding sequence ATGAAAGTCGATTGGCGCGGCGTATTCCCAGCGGTCACCACACAATTCAAAGAAGACCTATCCATTGACGTGGCCGAAAGCCAGCGCGTAATCGATGATCTGATCAAGGACGGCGTGACCGGTATCATCGCGCTCGGCACCTGCGGCGAGAACAATTCGCTGGAGCCGGATGAAAAGCGCACGCTGCTCTCCGCTATCGTCGAAGTCGTCAACGGCCGCGTGCCCGTCGTCGTCGGCACCTCCGAACTCACCACGCCGCGCGCCGTCGCCTTTGCCCGTGACGCCGAAAAAATCGGCGCCAACGGCCTGATGCTGCTGCCGGCAATGGTCTATGTGCCGAAGACGAATGAGCTGGTTGAGCACTTCACGCAAGTGGCCAATGCCACCGGCTTGCCGATCATGCTCTACAACAACCCAACCGCCTACCGCGTCAATATCGGCAATGATGCGCTCGAAGCCCTGCGTCCGGTGAAAAACATCGTGGCGATCAAGGAATCCGCCGCCGATACACGCCGCTTCACCGACGTCTTTAACGCCTTCGGCAGCCGATATTCCATCTTCGCCGGCCTCGACGATGTGGCCTATGAAGGCCTGCTGCTGGGCGCTCAGGGCTGGGTGTCAGGCCTGACCTCGGCCTTCCCGCATGAATCCGTCATGCTGGTCAAGGCGCTCGAAGCCGGTGACACCAAGACAGCGCTGGAAATCTACCGCTGGTTCCTGCCGCTGCTGCACCTCGATGCCGAACACGACCTGGTTCAGTCGATCAAACTCGCCGAACAGATCATGGGCCGCGGCTCCGAGCGCGTGCGGATGCCGCGTATGCCGCTGATCGGGGAGCGTCGCGCACAGATCATCAAAATGGTCGAAGAGGCCGCCGCATCCCGCCCATCGCTGAGCATCAACAAGGCGGCGTAA
- a CDS encoding thiol-disulfide oxidoreductase DCC family protein codes for MTQTPDKSETPDPEIADCGTVCREGLTVYFDGSCALCSTEIRYYSARAGEALRFVDVADSAVGPEPDLPRAAALKRLHVRQPDGTLVSGAQAFIAIWSQVPGWRWLARLARLPGVAWWLERAYRAFLPVRPALSRLARALGARPMRKP; via the coding sequence ATGACCCAGACGCCCGATAAATCCGAAACACCCGACCCTGAAATCGCCGACTGCGGCACGGTCTGCCGCGAGGGCCTGACCGTCTATTTCGACGGGTCCTGCGCCCTTTGTTCCACCGAAATCCGCTACTATTCGGCGCGCGCGGGCGAGGCCCTGCGCTTCGTTGATGTGGCCGACAGCGCGGTAGGACCAGAACCCGATCTGCCGCGTGCGGCGGCGCTGAAACGCCTGCACGTGCGTCAGCCCGATGGCACTCTGGTATCAGGGGCCCAGGCGTTTATCGCCATCTGGTCGCAGGTGCCCGGCTGGCGCTGGCTGGCGCGTCTGGCCCGCCTGCCCGGCGTGGCTTGGTGGCTTGAGCGCGCCTACCGCGCCTTCCTGCCCGTGCGTCCCGCCCTGTCGCGCCTCGCCCGCGCTTTGGGGGCCAGACCCATGCGTAAGCCGTAG
- a CDS encoding 4-hydroxyproline epimerase, translating to MRHTFFCVDGHTAGNPVRLVAGGAPLLSGSNMSERRQDFLARFDWIRTGLCYEPRGHDMMSGGFLYPPTLEDTDAGILFIETSGCLPMCGHGTIGMVTFALENGLITPRTPGKLKLEVPAGIIDIDYKINGPKVTAVKITNVPAYLAKTGVEIDVPDFGPITLDVSYGGNYYAIIEPTKDGPYTGLDALGAARLIELSRTIRTLVREVYEPVHPLDPTIRGVSHVLWADAPKNAEGEVNPAHGRNAVFYGERAIDRSPCGTGTSARLAHLHATGRLRVGEPFIHQSYICSRFTGVVTKEVDLNGQRAIIPSIEGSAISTGFNTIWIDREDQFWDGFQVL from the coding sequence ATGCGTCATACCTTCTTCTGCGTTGATGGTCACACCGCCGGAAATCCGGTGCGTCTGGTGGCGGGCGGTGCGCCGCTGCTCAGCGGGTCGAATATGTCCGAGCGGCGGCAGGATTTCTTGGCGCGCTTCGACTGGATTCGAACCGGCCTGTGCTATGAGCCGCGCGGTCACGACATGATGTCGGGCGGTTTCCTCTATCCGCCGACGCTCGAGGACACCGACGCCGGTATCCTGTTTATCGAAACCTCCGGCTGCCTGCCCATGTGCGGGCACGGCACCATCGGCATGGTGACCTTCGCGCTGGAAAATGGCCTGATTACGCCGCGCACGCCGGGCAAGCTGAAGCTCGAAGTGCCTGCCGGGATTATCGACATCGACTACAAGATCAATGGCCCCAAGGTGACGGCGGTCAAGATCACCAATGTCCCGGCCTATCTGGCCAAAACCGGCGTTGAGATAGACGTGCCAGACTTCGGGCCGATTACGCTGGATGTGTCCTATGGCGGCAACTACTACGCCATTATCGAGCCCACCAAAGACGGCCCGTATACCGGCCTCGACGCTCTGGGGGCCGCGCGGCTCATCGAGTTGAGCCGCACCATCCGCACCCTGGTTCGTGAGGTCTACGAGCCTGTGCATCCGCTGGACCCCACCATTCGCGGCGTCAGCCACGTCCTGTGGGCGGACGCGCCCAAAAACGCCGAAGGCGAAGTCAATCCTGCACACGGCCGCAACGCCGTCTTTTACGGCGAACGCGCCATCGACCGCTCACCCTGCGGCACCGGCACCTCAGCGCGGCTGGCACACCTGCACGCCACAGGCCGCCTGAGGGTAGGTGAGCCCTTTATCCACCAGAGCTATATCTGTAGCCGCTTTACCGGCGTGGTGACGAAAGAGGTCGATCTAAACGGCCAGCGGGCCATCATCCCGTCCATCGAAGGCTCGGCGATCTCGACCGGTTTCAACACCATCTGGATTGACCGCGAAGATCAGTTCTGGGACGGTTTTCAGGTCCTATAA
- a CDS encoding histidinol-phosphatase, giving the protein MRFSCLAFTALVALTGHAHAEEARTWLSGDHHVHSRFSGKRAEDGTYVLGKDGIYTLPENARRAQQYGLNWVVLIDHGGEGLSKLRYEQAYPEVLQARQAVPDLIQFFGLELNTPGGDHSSLIMAIDPHEAETLRHLERSYDAHEIRDPARDDPARMIAALAEMQGLNPQPLVIANHPSRGAKSPDGYGRHTPQSLRRWMDTAPDVAIGMEGAPGHQGASLKSGATPDTLRKRGYYEQSPTYGGFDAMTARLGGVWDALLGEGRHFVVTATSDSHRNVADGGEDFWPGQYAKTWVKARKDPADILDGLRKGRVFVATGDLVSELDMDVAGANLGDTATVQKGETVQVSVRLRDPAGPNAHGDHPELRRVDLIMGEVTGQVAERNATTQVVKTFTPADWTRNGETITLSWSFTASSDAYLRLRGTATDEAEPLSDPLGENPWPDLWVYASPVYIKVR; this is encoded by the coding sequence ATGCGCTTTTCCTGTCTTGCCTTCACTGCACTGGTGGCTCTCACCGGCCACGCCCACGCCGAGGAGGCACGAACCTGGCTTTCCGGGGATCACCATGTCCACAGTCGCTTTTCGGGCAAGCGCGCCGAAGACGGCACCTATGTGCTGGGCAAGGACGGCATCTACACCCTGCCCGAAAACGCCCGCCGCGCCCAACAGTACGGCCTGAACTGGGTCGTGCTGATCGACCACGGCGGCGAAGGCCTGTCGAAACTGCGCTACGAGCAGGCCTATCCAGAGGTTTTGCAGGCGCGTCAGGCGGTGCCCGACCTGATCCAGTTTTTTGGCCTGGAACTCAATACACCGGGCGGCGACCATTCCAGCCTGATCATGGCCATCGACCCGCACGAGGCCGAGACCCTGCGTCATCTGGAGCGCAGCTATGACGCCCATGAAATCCGCGACCCGGCCCGTGACGACCCGGCGCGCATGATCGCCGCGCTGGCTGAGATGCAGGGGCTGAACCCCCAACCGCTGGTCATCGCCAACCACCCGTCGCGCGGCGCGAAATCGCCCGACGGTTATGGCCGCCATACGCCGCAATCCCTGCGCCGCTGGATGGACACCGCCCCCGACGTCGCCATCGGCATGGAAGGCGCGCCGGGCCATCAGGGCGCCAGTCTCAAGAGCGGGGCGACGCCCGACACCCTGCGCAAGCGCGGCTATTACGAGCAGTCACCGACCTATGGCGGGTTTGATGCCATGACGGCGCGCCTCGGCGGCGTGTGGGACGCGCTGCTGGGCGAAGGCCGCCACTTCGTCGTCACCGCCACCTCGGATTCGCATCGCAATGTCGCCGACGGCGGCGAAGACTTCTGGCCCGGTCAGTACGCCAAAACCTGGGTCAAGGCGCGCAAGGACCCGGCGGATATTCTGGATGGCCTGCGCAAGGGCCGCGTCTTTGTGGCCACCGGCGATCTGGTCAGCGAACTGGATATGGACGTCGCGGGCGCCAATCTGGGCGACACGGCCACGGTCCAAAAAGGCGAGACGGTGCAGGTGTCGGTGCGCCTGCGCGACCCCGCCGGGCCGAACGCCCACGGCGACCACCCGGAACTGAGGCGCGTGGACCTGATCATGGGTGAGGTGACCGGACAGGTGGCTGAGCGCAATGCGACGACGCAGGTGGTGAAGACCTTCACCCCCGCCGACTGGACGCGCAACGGCGAGACTATCACCCTCAGCTGGTCTTTTACCGCCAGCAGCGACGCCTATCTGCGTCTGCGCGGCACGGCGACCGATGAGGCCGAGCCCCTGTCCGACCCGCTGGGGGAAAACCCGTGGCCGGACCTGTGGGTCTATGCCAGCCCGGTCTATATCAAGGTGCGATAG
- a CDS encoding NAD(P)/FAD-dependent oxidoreductase produces the protein MSKVIVVGGGIVGLSIALELQKRRGDVILLDPDSPRKGASYGNAGHIAIEQVEPLASWSLIRSAWRRWFARGGALSFPPSGISAWLPFGFQLMAAAEPTRFAHGKVALSGLMGEAMPAWRRLVQSLGAPDLIREDGHYVVWESEGSAKAGLEAWSDTDTGTARFHVLTPDERAAVSALTPRPLHGGIRFENTGQVADNVRLLAQMEACYLAAGGQAVRQSAAGLSVRDGHAQVESDDGLMRAAEAVIVCAGARSKPLMQGIGHAVPLIAERGYHIQSAQHGWSAGLPPVVFEDRSMIVTGFEGGLRAASFVELNQPDAPADARKWQRLRQHVSELGLPMGGEVAQWMGIRPTLPDYLPAIGRSDKAQNLYYAFGHQHLGLTLGPVTGEIVADMVETGVGPQAFDIKRFG, from the coding sequence TTGTCTAAGGTTATCGTTGTCGGGGGCGGAATCGTCGGTCTGTCCATCGCCCTGGAACTCCAGAAACGTCGCGGCGATGTGATTTTGCTGGACCCGGACTCCCCCCGGAAGGGCGCATCATACGGCAATGCGGGCCATATTGCTATCGAACAGGTGGAGCCGCTGGCCTCATGGAGCTTGATTCGCAGCGCGTGGCGGCGCTGGTTCGCGCGCGGCGGGGCCTTGTCCTTTCCGCCGTCAGGGATTTCCGCGTGGCTGCCCTTCGGTTTTCAACTGATGGCCGCAGCCGAACCGACGCGCTTTGCGCACGGCAAGGTGGCCCTATCCGGGCTTATGGGCGAGGCCATGCCCGCCTGGCGACGGCTGGTGCAATCGCTGGGGGCGCCCGACCTGATCCGCGAAGACGGCCACTATGTCGTTTGGGAGAGCGAGGGCTCGGCAAAGGCCGGTCTGGAGGCGTGGTCCGATACGGATACCGGAACCGCGCGTTTTCACGTCCTGACGCCGGATGAGCGGGCGGCGGTGTCGGCCCTGACGCCGCGGCCATTGCATGGCGGTATCCGCTTTGAGAACACGGGGCAGGTCGCCGACAATGTGCGCCTGCTGGCGCAGATGGAAGCATGCTATCTCGCGGCGGGCGGGCAGGCTGTGCGGCAAAGTGCGGCGGGGCTGAGCGTGCGCGACGGCCATGCGCAGGTCGAAAGCGATGACGGGCTGATGCGCGCGGCAGAGGCCGTTATCGTCTGCGCCGGGGCACGTTCCAAACCGCTGATGCAGGGGATCGGCCACGCCGTGCCGCTGATCGCCGAGCGCGGCTACCATATCCAGAGCGCGCAGCACGGCTGGTCCGCAGGCCTGCCGCCGGTGGTGTTTGAAGACCGCTCGATGATCGTGACGGGCTTTGAGGGCGGCTTGCGCGCCGCCAGCTTTGTCGAACTGAACCAGCCCGATGCGCCTGCGGACGCGCGCAAATGGCAGAGGTTGCGGCAGCATGTCAGCGAACTAGGTCTGCCGATGGGTGGCGAGGTGGCGCAATGGATGGGCATACGCCCAACGCTGCCGGACTATCTGCCGGCCATCGGGCGCAGCGACAAGGCGCAGAATCTCTACTATGCCTTCGGGCATCAGCATCTGGGCCTGACACTGGGGCCTGTCACCGGCGAGATCGTCGCCGACATGGTCGAGACGGGCGTAGGCCCTCAGGCCTTTGATATCAAGCGTTTCGGATAA
- a CDS encoding fasciclin domain-containing protein, with protein MIKRNLLHKLTIAVLATSLTLPAAALAHDHGAKPTTTIVETAAGNPNFSTLVAAVKAADLVGTLSGPGPFTVFAPTNAGFDALPQGTVPTLLKPENKAKLTKVLTYHVVAGKVKAADLIAAINAHNGKYTITTVSGDTLVASLSGGKVVLTDESGGVATVTTTDLYQKNGVIHVIDKVVLPK; from the coding sequence ATGATTAAGCGCAATCTATTGCATAAGCTGACCATCGCTGTGCTCGCCACCAGCCTGACCCTGCCGGCCGCCGCTCTGGCCCACGATCACGGGGCCAAGCCCACCACCACCATCGTTGAAACTGCCGCTGGCAACCCGAACTTCAGCACGCTGGTCGCTGCGGTTAAGGCCGCCGACCTCGTGGGTACACTGTCCGGTCCCGGCCCCTTCACGGTGTTTGCCCCGACCAACGCCGGCTTCGATGCCCTGCCGCAGGGCACGGTGCCGACGCTGCTGAAGCCGGAAAACAAGGCCAAGCTGACCAAGGTTCTGACCTATCACGTCGTCGCCGGTAAGGTGAAGGCTGCCGACCTGATCGCTGCCATCAATGCCCACAATGGCAAATACACGATCACCACCGTCAGCGGCGATACGCTGGTCGCCTCGCTGTCGGGCGGCAAGGTTGTGCTGACCGATGAATCGGGCGGTGTGGCCACCGTCACCACCACCGACCTTTATCAAAAGAATGGCGTCATCCACGTCATCGACAAGGTCGTTCTGCCGAAATAA
- a CDS encoding GntR family transcriptional regulator, which translates to MALVVQTLSEQIFTLVRDRIISGSLPVEVAIRQDALAAELGVSKIPLREALVRLEQEGLLTSQANRGFFVRPMTASEAEEVYALRLKIEPEAVARAAALATPADHKAARDALDALDRAAAEDNKSEVGKLNRAFHLSLVRPLGRQVTLQIIERLNIIAERYVSKHLEPAGRDDRAHQEHSTLLDLWMRGKGEEASELMYAHIAETLYDLRKEFENDKRA; encoded by the coding sequence ATGGCGCTGGTCGTCCAAACCCTCTCTGAACAGATCTTTACCCTCGTCCGGGATCGGATCATTTCCGGCTCCCTGCCTGTCGAGGTCGCCATCCGTCAGGATGCCCTGGCAGCGGAGCTGGGGGTTAGCAAGATCCCATTACGTGAGGCGCTGGTGCGGCTGGAGCAGGAGGGCCTCCTCACCTCTCAGGCCAATCGCGGCTTCTTTGTCCGCCCGATGACCGCCTCTGAGGCCGAAGAGGTCTATGCCCTGCGACTGAAGATCGAACCGGAAGCCGTGGCGCGTGCCGCCGCCCTGGCCACGCCGGCCGACCACAAGGCCGCGCGCGACGCGCTGGACGCGCTGGACCGCGCCGCCGCCGAGGATAACAAGAGCGAGGTGGGTAAGCTTAACCGTGCCTTCCACCTGTCGCTGGTGCGACCGCTGGGCCGGCAGGTCACCCTGCAGATTATCGAGCGGTTGAACATCATCGCGGAACGCTACGTCTCAAAGCATCTTGAGCCCGCCGGGCGAGACGATCGCGCGCATCAGGAGCATTCGACGCTTCTGGACCTGTGGATGCGCGGGAAGGGCGAAGAGGCGTCCGAACTGATGTATGCGCACATCGCCGAAACGCTTTACGACCTGCGCAAGGAATTCGAGAACGACAAACGCGCCTGA